From a region of the Panicum virgatum strain AP13 chromosome 2K, P.virgatum_v5, whole genome shotgun sequence genome:
- the LOC120678417 gene encoding potassium transporter 23-like, whose translation MDDGGIQEEPPSARFLTPTRSGGTRWVDGSEVDSSESAAFSLGDERSGETVSAEGSAAATGPASRVSSGTFRRRLGKRPRRVDSLDVEAMSVRGAHGHSSKELTMLSTIAMAFQTLGVVYGDMGTSPLYVFSDVFSKVPIKSEVEILGALSLVMYTIALIPFAKYVFIVLKANDNGEGGTFALYSLICRYAKVSLLPNQQRVDEDISSFRLRLPTPELERAMFVKDCLEKKPLFKNILLFLVLMGTSMVIGDGILTPSMSVMSAVSGLQGRVPGFDADAVVLVSIIVLLLLFSVQRFGTGKVGFMFAPILGLWFINLGSVGIYNIVKYDISVVRALNPAYIYLFFQTNGMKAWSALGGCVLCITGAEAMFADLGHFSVKSIQVAFTAVVFPCLLIAYMGQAAFLMKNPLAVERIFYDSLPGVLFWPVFVIATLAAMIASQAMISATFSCIKQAMALGCFPRIKIIHTSKKIMGQIYIPVMNWFLMVMCIIIVATFRSTNDIANAYG comes from the exons atgGACGACGGCGGGATCCAGGAGGAGCCGCCGTCGGCGCGGTTCCTGACGCCGACGCGCTCGGGGGGCACCCGCTGGGTGGACGGCAGCGAGGTCGACTCGTCCGAGTCCGCTGCGTTTTCGCTCGGCGACGAGCGATCGGGGGAGACTGTCTCCGCCGAGGGGAGCGCCGCGGCCACGGGCCCGGCGTCGCGGGTGTCCTCCGGCACGTTCCGGCGCCGGCTCGGCAAGCGGCCCCGGCGGGTGGACTCGCTCGACGTCGAGGCCATGAGCGTCCGCGGCGCGCACGGGCACAGCAGCAAG GAATTGACGATGTTAAGCACCATCGCGATGGCTTTTCAAACCCTCGGCGTGGTCTACGGAGACATGGGAACAAGCCCTCTCTACGTCTTCAGTGATGTGTTCAGCAAGGTGCCCATAAAGTCGGAGGTTGAGATCTTGGGAGCGCTTTCGCTGGTCATGTACACAATCGCGTTAATACCTTTTGCGAAATACGTGTTTATTGTGCTCAAAGCTAATGACAATGGTGAAG GGGGCACTTTTGCACTTTATTCATTGATTTGCAGGTATGCAAAAGTTAGCCTGCTTCCGAATCAGCAGCGTGTGGATGAAGATATATCTAGTTTTAGGCTCAGGTTGCCAACTCCTGAACTTGAGCGTGCTATGTTTGTCAAAGACTGCCTAGAAAAGAAGCCGCTCTTCAAGAACATTCTCCTGTTCTTGGTTCTGATGGGGACTTCCATGGTGATTGGCGACGGCATTCTCACTCCGTCAATGTCAG TCATGTCTGCTGTCAGTGGTCTCCAGGGTAGAGTTCCAGGATTTGACGCAG ATGCTGTTGTTCTTGTCTCCATCATAGTTCTTCTGCTACTGTTCAGCGTGCAGAGGTTCGGGACTGGCAAAGTTGGATTCATGTTTGCTCCTATTTTGGGACTCTGGTTTATTAATTTGGGCTCTGTCGGAATATATAATATTGTTAAGTATGATATATCTGTTGTGAGAGCACTCAATCCGGCGTATATATACTTGTTTTTCCAAACAAATGGCATGAAGGCATGGTCAGCTCTTGGTGGTTGTGTCCTGTGCATCACAG GAGCTGAAGCAATGTTTGCTGATTTGGGCCATTTCTCTGTCAAATCAATACAG GTAGCATTTACCGCTGTCGTATTCCCCTGTCTGCTTATTGCTTACATGGGCCAAGCTGCATTTTTGATGAAAAATCCGCTTGCTGTAGAAAGAATATTTTATGATTCTTTACCAG GAGTTCTATTCTGGCCAGTATTTGTGATTGCTACACTTGCTGCTATGATTGCCAGCCAAGCAATGATATCTGCAACATTCTCTTGCATAAAGCAGGCAATGGCTCTGGGCTGCTTTCCTAGGATTAAGATAATCCATACTTCCAAGAAAATCATGGGCCAGATTTACATACCTGTGATGAATTGGTTTCTTATGGTCATGTGCATCATCATTGTGGCCACTTTCAGGAGTACCAATGATATCGCCAATGCCTATGGttag